One Populus nigra chromosome 16, ddPopNigr1.1, whole genome shotgun sequence genomic window, GAATTTAAATAAGACTATATCTTGCTAAGGTGTGCATTGCAAGTGATGTGATGAGATCCAGCCATCCATTCGTATTCATCCCCCAATATATATCTGAAAagaaatcttcttcttcatcctctCCCTGGCTAAGATCGTTACACAAGAGAATTGAAACAAAGTGTGAATCCTTTCAaatataattggtttttattcaATAGTACTGACACAGTAATTAAGAGAAGTCACTGGCTTTCCCAATCTTTATGTTCTGCTCCAGCAAGAAAGTTGTGACGACATTCCTCTGCCAGCTCTTAAAACTCCTGCATTCACCAATAAAATCGATAGCATTAGGAAGATAcagtttttggaaaagaataaagaaaataagcaTCACAAAGCATAAGATGCAAGAAGCTCATTGTGCTTTGAGGGGAAAAATATGGATTTTACTGGAAATCCAACATATTCAAATTTGCACAAAGATAAACAACATATACAACTCTTGtcaacttcattttatttaaaattaaacaaatgcaGACTGAGCGTTTTTCAAAACTGTCAAACAAGGCCATGCCTCTTGACAAACTCTTTTTCAGTCATTTCTAGATTAACATTGTGTTCACACACAAACTGCAGGTCTGCATACTCTATAGATCGCAATGATCAAAGCAATTAAGGTAAAAGTGGTTTTCGGAGGATATGACACTAATCACAAATGAAAATTCGTTCATGGAATGACAAACTTGTGATCAAGATGTGCTAGAATTTCTCCCCCAGGGAAAGCTGATTTAGTAGCCTCAAATGCAACTTTGATTGCTTCTTTCCAAGTTCCGTGCACAGCCTCAGTATTTAGTTGTGTTTTTGATTGACCAGGATCTTCCATCGGCAAGGAGTATCCAGAAAGCAAATGGCCTACCCAAACACCATCTTTTCTGAAAAtggaacattaaaaaaaaatgtcatcttGATAAACAGCCATCCATTtccattcaaaaaaacaataccCTCAATTCAGGAGCATAATTACTGCGATGATGTAAGGTACAAAATAATTACTCGGCCGTATAGATAAACAGAAAAAAGATGCCAAGATGGAAACTTACAGAACAATGTCCGTGTGCCGGGGCGCATAATGCCCGCCACCTATTCCAAGAAGAATTTTGTTGCTACCACCATTCCTGAATCGATAAAAGTATCAATTTTGCAAATGATAGTGTAAATTTGAAGGGTTTTGGGACATAATAACTGCTCTATTTCCCCCTTCATCTATCTATCTTTTGgtataaagtttttttcttttaccctTTCCCTTTCCAAACCAAGAGAGGGTCATCACATGAAGAAATGTTAAGCAAGCTTCAAACACTTGCATTCACTTGCTGTAATATAACATGGAAATCATTCATGACACATGCAGAAAAACCTGAGGGAAACCAGAAAAGTATTCCCAGATTATTCATGCCTAACAATCATGAGTACGAGGAGAAACAAATTccctttgatttaaaaaaaatggaaagtcATCTACCCGCTCCATATCTTGTTGcttaagaaaaataagttgCAATTCATTACTTTAAAACTATGGAATTATCTATTCATTCCATATCTTGCTGCTTGAGAATAATGAGTTATGTACCTGCCCCAGTCTCCCTCAGCAATTCCTCCTCCAAGACCCAATCCTTCCCAGACTAACTTCAAGCACCAAACAAATTATATCACTAAACTGGGTAAAATTCTTCATTATCACTTCAAAACTCAAACATAAACTAGTCATGCTGCTTTATTGCTCATTCATAGGCAAATGAAAGAGAGAACTGGATTGTGATACTATGAATGATTCAAAGTTAAAACTTTCCAATCAAATGCAAACAAAAAAGTGAACTCAGCAGGTAAGTAATGTCTTGAAAGCATGCAATATAACTATAACAAGGCCACTGCATATAAAATATAGCTTATTCTGACCAACAAATACCCACCAATGCAATGGCCTGTGCAGCATCCTGCCTCCTCCAGTATTCTTCTGTGCTACCTAgtaaaaatggaaaaggaaatcAACAATTAACTAAACCAGGAAAAATCTACAACACAAAAGGTCAATGGATTGTAAAACCAAAAATAACAATCCCATAATGAATAAAGCCGACCTAATCAGTGGTAGAAGCTTACCAATCTCCACAAACATGGTTGGCGAATTAGTTAATGGCCCATGATGTGTGGCTTCTAATGTAACCTAAAACATgatagaaaaattgaaaaaagtcaGTATGTTTCAACTCTTTTGGTGAAAGGGGGAAGAAAAGGATACGCACAGCCACaataaagagatttttttgtACCCACTAATACTAATACTCATGATTATGATTAAACTAGAACATAAACTAGttaatgaaaaagaattaaTCAATAAATGCAGTTTGAGATTAAACTAAATGCAACAATTATCAGAAAGTTCCTCTAGGCTATGGTTGAATCTCTTCCCATTGAGTCATCTTGGGCTTCCTTTAGATGTGCATTCCAAGGCAATTTCAGTGCAAGATTATATTATTTAGCTTCAGTAAAGAAGCAGGAGCATGTGGAAGAGGCAGTATCCCTGGAGGTGTAGAAAATTACTTGCATTCTGAGCACGCAACCATGTTTGCCTacattgtttttcttcatttcccATTCCAGATTCAGCTGTTCAGGAATCAGAAAAGCTTCGAAGGGATTTCTTGAGGAAGAGAATGGAAGAGGAATTTAAGTGCTACTTGGTAAATTGGTGAGAGCAGTGTACTCCTTTTGATTAGGATGCTTGAGTGCTCCTGATTGGACAGGTACTCAGTAAAGCATGATAGTTTTTGGAGGAGACTTGTAGTTGCCAAAAGCAGGGAAGGTACTGGAGGCTGGTGTTCCAGAGTTAAGAGTTCTCAAGGTGCTAGCTTATGGAACACTATTACAAATGGTTTGGATGTCTATATTAATAGAAATAATAGAATCCTGATCTACTATAATGTTTGGCATGGGCAATCAACCTTTAAAGTGAATTTCATGATTTCTTCTCCTTAACTTCAAATGAAAAAGGCAACAACAGCTAGCTATAGTGTGTGGGGGACGGTGATCAATTGGATTTAAGATTTAGAAGAGATTAATTACGACATGACTGGAACTTAGATACAATAAATCCTCCACTAGTATTGCTGTATCTAGGGAAGAATTTATGGGCACTGACAGTTAGATGTAAATGAATTTATGATCTAAAGATATCCCAGGAGTCTTTTAAGAGGTTCAAGAGAGTTGTATTTTGACAGCTAAATATTTGAGGAGAAgatataagattaaaataagttggaaatttCTGTTCAGATCTAATTGAGAAGTTACACATCATTTACTTTGAGATTGCCCATAAGCAACTATATTGCACAACTTATTACTATCTCTGCTAGGGTGCTCATGAACTACAAATCCATTCAAAAAGTGTGCTAGGTTCAGCTAATAAAAAACGGGACCGAGCGTGCTTTTCCCAGATTCTCAATTCTAGTGGGTTTCAGCTGATTATGATGTTCTTTTCCTCTTTCTCATGGACATAATTATCTATGCTACTTCATTAACACCATAAGCTAAAAGGAAACTGAAATTTACGTTAGCTCAATTAATTATCCTCTTACACTAACCTGTTTATCCCTTTGTCATAGCCAATTCTTTCCTTTTAGATATTTGAATTTTCTATTGTTTTACACTTTGGTTTGAAGTTATATTTCTATAGTTTTTTgtgctaaatttattttgatttgttttatcttgCTTAATGTGTTGataaatattatgatattaaattaacaatttattttatgaaatagaGTTTCCACtatttgttaacaaataaaTTGAGAGACGAACAAAAATTTGTATATAAGAAGAAACATAGCTCTTTTCCACAAAAAGCTCATAGCAATtaagcattaaaataataattgtataTTTAAAAAGCTACGCGTCAATTGAAACCACCGCACACTTTAGGTGGGGCGTGCGGTGGTTTCTAATGGTGAAAAATAGGCTTCAACTATATTGCACAAGTTATTACTATCTCTAGTCCTTAAGGGTTAATTCAGCATAAGTAACTcaaaatgaaaatcaagaatCCAAACCTGTTAGGATTATCAAATGAACACAACACACAAATCGCAAACAATCAAATGAAGAATTTCCAATTTATATGTATTATCAACACAACACACGCATCGCGGGATTCTACAATCACGGTTATACAAATGTATCTTAACATCAAATGTTAATTAACTCATTACCTCGAATTCAGGAGTTAGTTTATGTGATTCAGCAATAGTCCTCAAGAGCCTCAACCATGGTCCTATCCGAGGATTTGGAGGTGCTGCCCATCCTGGCTTCCCACCAGCAACAAGAACCTCTCCTTCACCAATATGTGGAGTACCTAAGCCAAGAATGCAAATCCGAACAAACATTACATTCTTCATTGCATTATTGTTTCCCCTTTGAATCCATAAGGCTAACAAACAAAGAACCAAACAGTAGTACAATAAAATGAATGTTAATTAATATACCAATTGGATGGACCGTAAGAGATGGCCGACTAGAAGAAGCAGCATGCTTGCTAAGAAAAATGATCTCATCGACTAACTCGCCGGTTGCCTCCTCCCAACGTTTATCTAAGTGATCCTCCTTAACAAGACTGTTATCCACTTTTATTAGCCTCACTTCCTTGTTTACAAAACTTACGGCATCCTAACAAACACGCCATAGAATTCATGTCAGTCAGTCTCTgtttaaactttaattaattttgttgaaagaaaataaagcaagaaaagCAGAGGGTGAGAATTGCTGACCTGCAAGGAGGGGCCAGTGTGCCAACCGGGCATGGCTAGAAGAGCCGAGGCGGGGCCTATGGATGCTGGATCTGAGGTGGTCGCCACCAACAGGATCAccattctcttttctctttcctttgaGAACAGTTTCTTCGCGGCAGACGAATTCTTTGGAGAACACAGGACTGGGCATCTGGTTTCCGCGTGActatttattgagttttttctttttccactttTTACAAAGGCAAAGATCAAATTGAATTCTtaaaccttattttttattttaaaaatatttttaaaaaaattaatttttttaattcaaattattttaatatactaatattaaaaataatttttaaaaaaccaaaaaaaaatattattttgatatatttcaatatttttaaaaaaataattattattatactctCAAATATCTTCTAGTATTACTTTAAAGACTCCTTTCTATTTactacacaaaaataaaaaattaattttaatttttttaatattcattaaaattaagaaataataaaataaaaatattaaatattatataaaaaacaaaataaattaaattttatctcatttaaatttataaatttaaattatttattaatttaatttaaattaaatattctaattaaattttgttccaaataaaaaaaagacatgtgtatcagtttttttttcatgaatagattatagttttgatttcaataaaaaaattataaaaatgagttaaatatttgatttaattaaaaattaaattattttatttttaatttataaaatataacttatacaatatttttctttaaaaaagttgtttcaagtcattttttattaaacatacttctaatttaaaataatttaaactttttaaaattatttatgaaaaataaatttttagattataaatcaaatttaaaagtcataatttaaaaatcatgacaGACATACTCTTAATGgttaatatttagttaaaagtttatatacatttattataataactcctaataataaactttaaaaatttagttaacaGTTTCTTCGCGGCACACGAATTCTTTGGAGACCACAGGAATGGGCACCTGGTTTCCGCGTAACTATTTATTGAGTTTTATCTTTTTCCACTTTTTAAAAATGCAAAGTTCAAATTGAATtcttaaaacttatttttgtattttaaaaaagtttagatttttttattttttatttttagattaattatttttatatttttagattattttgatgtactgatattaaaaataattttaaaaaaataaaataaatattattttaatatattttcaagtaaaaaacactttaaaaaaataattattatcattctctcaaacatattttatattattttaaaggctcttttttatttactatatgaaaatgaaaaattaatattaaaactttttttaatgttcgcttactttaaaataatatttattatataaaaaataaaatgaattaaattttatctcttttaaatttgtaaatttaaattatttattaatttaataatttgatataattttttaaattttaattatttttttctaagttcttTAGAGTTTTGatagtcaaaataaaatattaataaattattatatatagatagattcagtttgagatatttattttagattatttaagtgtttttttatgtatgaataggtatataatgaaaaaacaagataaatttttttttgataaactatattaatgttttaatttcttttttaattagaatttatatattAGTATTTGCAATATTTTATAGTCTTGCGTgtgtattgttaattttttatatagagtATACTAGCCTTTGTGTTTGCCTTTCTCCACACGAGgctggattatttttttgaataaaaaatattattcaagtattgaaaataagtaaaatacatgtataaaaaatcatttatgaaaaatatgtaaaaactcTAATTAGAGTTAAGCcaacacataatattttttcaaaatcgtGGTTCAAATTATGTTACTggaataaattgattaaaaaattattataaagttttttttaaaaaaaaaatatgttaactttttaaactcatGACTTGGGTAATTAAACTTGAAGCatctaatctaaaaaaaatcatgaaaacaatcccaaaaaaataaatattaaatgatgaaattaaaaaaaattataataatacaaaagaattttaaaaaataacaatttaaaaaatgaggatcaaaatcaCTACCACTActatattattaataagtaatgccatcactattactattatttataaccattattattattatcatcatcatcatcataatcatcaCCACCACTACAACTATTgctaacattattattattagtaataatagtagcattcctattattattaatattattttaacaatcatTACTACAATCATCatcactattactattactattattattactattgttatTATCTATATCATTACaatagatattattaatatttttattatcatcactatttcttcttcttcttctttctcatatcatcatcattatcatcattactaatttaatttttgttattgttatcattaataatattattatttgcattactattttttgaattatcatcatcatcatcatcattactattacaataataatataatattgaaaaaaaataaaatccataaacttgatttgaatgatagaattgaaaactataaaaatttcaacaaaagaaccaaggaaaacaataagaaatcaaaagaaaagagactaaattgaaatcattattatcattgaaaaaacaaaaatcataaactaatttgaaagataaaattaaaagccataaaaactttaacaaaaaggcaaagaaaaaaataaaaaaattaaagtagaaGGACCGAATTGAAATACCTTAAATATACAAACTAAACTccaaaatttgaattgaaaacaaacaaaactttaataaaaggaaaaatgactaaaaaacaataatcaaaattaaaaggtttgaatatgaaataattataacaatgaGGACCATAATGTATTTACcagaatagaaaagataaataaatgaagaaaaagaaaaaggatcacCAGCCACATTTAGAGAACACGCGGCTtttataatggaaaaaaaatggcaaTGAACAAACTAAGACGgttgaaatctattttttaccATTGAAAACCACCGCACGCACCACCTAAAGTGTGTGGTGGTTCTAATTGACGCgttgctttttaaatatacaattattattttaatgctgctttttaaatatacaattattattttaatgcttaATTGCTAtaagcttttatatataaattttttttcgtctctcaatttatttgttaacaaataGTGGAAACTCtacttcataaaataaattgttaatttaatatcataatatttatCAACACATTAAGcaagataaaacaaatcaaaataaatttagcacAAAAAACTATAGAAATATAACTTCAAACCAAAGTGTAAAACAATAGAAAATTCAAATATCTAAAAGGAAAGAATTGGCTATGACAAAGGGATAAACAGGTTAGTGTAAGAGGATAATTAATTGAGCTAACGTAAATTTCAGTTTCCTTTTAGCTTATGGTGGTAATGAAGTAGCATAGATAATTTATGTCCATGAGAAAGAGGAAAAGAACATCATAATCAGCTGAAACCCACTAGAATTGAGAATCTGGGAAAAGCACGCTCGGTCCCGTTTTTTATTTGCTGAACCAAGAACTTTTTAAAGGGATTTGTAGTTCATGAGAACCCTAGCAAACTACTttagcatcatcatcatcatcatcatcatcatcatcatcatcatcaacaatcaGATATGATTGACTGGATTCTGTCACACGGACAAATATTCAATTAAGAGATTACtcctttgaatatattttttaattccctTTTTGTTGACATCCCTTTACTTTCTGAGGCCAAAAACAATAAACAGTGCAAATTTAGATGAGCAAATATTTCTGAGaattaaatagttttgaaaacccTCGTCTACTCTTGTTCTTTTAATCACATACTGGACCAGTTTGCATCTAAAAAATGAATTCAGGTTGCACTTTAAggtcttaaaaacaaaatgaaacgaGATGCATCAACTACCAAAACACCCATAATTAactattcaaaaagaaaagagaagacatTTACATCGATATGTTATATTCCATAGGTGACAAAATATTCAGGCTGTAAAAGGAGATAGCTACTCTAAAACTACAACCATCACGATTCAACACCCTTGTTTCCCTTGCTTTAGCCCTTAAAGATGTCCCACGTCCATTCTGTTCAGGAGAAAGTACATTAATTTgctaaaaacaattcaagagaAAGCATATTCTGGAATGTTTTTACAGAGGAAGCGTCGCATCAAAATGGAAC contains:
- the LOC133675058 gene encoding D-aminoacyl-tRNA deacylase; its protein translation is MVILLVATTSDPASIGPASALLAMPGWHTGPSLQDAVSFVNKEVRLIKVDNSLVKEDHLDKRWEEATGELVDEIIFLSKHAASSSRPSLTVHPIGTPHIGEGEVLVAGGKPGWAAPPNPRIGPWLRLLRTIAESHKLTPEFEVTLEATHHGPLTNSPTMFVEIGSTEEYWRRQDAAQAIALLVWEGLGLGGGIAEGDWGRNGGSNKILLGIGGGHYAPRHTDIVLKDGVWVGHLLSGYSLPMEDPGQSKTQLNTEAVHGTWKEAIKVAFEATKSAFPGGEILAHLDHKSFKSWQRNVVTTFLLEQNIKIGKASDFS